Proteins found in one Panicum hallii strain FIL2 chromosome 4, PHallii_v3.1, whole genome shotgun sequence genomic segment:
- the LOC112889270 gene encoding dehydrodolichyl diphosphate synthase 6-like: MAESLIACSPKVDPKIEKPDEMVTAGVLASLQNFLRKCLIAVISYGPMPKHIAFIMDGNRRYAKFRSIQQGAGHRVGFSALIANLLYCYEMGVKYITVYAFSIDNFKRDPSEVQSLMQLMEEKINELLDSRSVINRINCKINFWGNLDLLAEPVRLAAQKLMASTAGSTGLVLSVCMPYNSTSEIVNAVNEVCAERREMLQREHASYSNGQAANNSVHSEISVADLDRHMYSAGCPDPDIVIRTSGETRLSNFLLWQTTFSHLQNPGPLWPEFSFKHLVWAILKYQRAYPYLEQNRNVAKKQL, from the exons ATGGCAGAGTCACTTATTGCTTGCTCTCCTAAAGTG GATCCGAAGATAGAGAAACCTGATGAGATGGTTACAGCTGGTGTTCTTGCAAGTCTCCAGAATTTCCTACGCAAGTGCCTCATAGCTGTCATCTCATATGGCCCAATGCCCAAGCACATAGCGTTTATTATGGACGGTAACCGCAGATATGCTAAATTTAGAAGCATCCAACAAGGAGCTGGTCACAGGGTGGGTTTCTCTGCTCTTATTGCAAATCTGCTGTACTGCTATGAAATGGGTGTGAAGTACATCACGGTTTATGCATTTAGCATTGACAATTTTAAAAGGGACCCAAGTGAGGTGCAGTCCTTGATGCAGTTAATGGAGGAAAAGATCAATGAGTTATTAGACAGCCGAAGCGTGATCAACAGGATTAACTGTAAGATCAACTTCTGGGGAAACTTGGACCTGTTAGCTGAGCCAGTGAGGTTAGCAGCTCAGAAGCTGATGGCAAGCACGGCTGGAAGCACAGGGTTAGTTCTCTCTGTCTGCATGCCATATAACTCGACTTCTGAGATTGTCAATGCTGTTAACGAGGTCTGCGCAGAAAGGAGGGAGATGCTGCAGAGAGAACATGCCAGCTACTCTAATGGTCAGGCTGCAAATAACAGTGTGCATTCGGAGATTTCAGTGGCCGATTTGGATCGCCACATGTATAGCGCTGGTTGCCCGGATCCTGATATTGTGATCCGGACTTCAGGTGAGACTCGGCTGAGCAATTTCCTCCTGTGGCAGACGACGTTCAGTCATCTGCAGAACCCAGGCCCCCTCTGGCCTGAATTCTCGTTCAAGCATCTTGTTTGGGCTATATTAAAGTACCAGAGAGCCTACCCTTATCTGGAGCAGAACAGAAATGTGGCAAAGAAGCAACTCTGA
- the LOC112889269 gene encoding RING-H2 finger protein ATL46-like: protein MLLLGLAAGLAVAGEVKKQDDGGASSGGHGSRIGPAVVFVLVIVAVVLLVSGLLHLLVRCLRRRGRAREGAEGGADGVGGGGEESALQRQLQQLFHLHDAGLDQDVIDALPVFLYREVVGAGAKEPFDCAVCLCEFAGEDRLRLLPLCGHAFHIDCIDTWLLSNSTCPLCRCALGADAAALLSAFGDGGGWKQEDAVLPVRLGKFKNLSRAAPVPVHDGAGIVTREAGETSSSSLDARRCYSMGSYQYVLAEASLQVSVHRRHGDGHARAGARLRGAGANPAAAGTEGKRIGAGSKGDSFSVSKIWQWPRNGKGKLPVLASDDSPAMNGRLPWQRRSPGDS from the coding sequence ATGCTGCTGTTAGGATTGGCCGcgggcctcgccgtcgccggggaGGTCAAGAAGCAGGACGACGGCGGGGCGTCCTCCGGCGGCCATGGCTCGAGGATTGGCCCCGCGGTGGTGTTCGTCTTGGTGATAGTGGCCGTCGTGCTGCTCGTGTCCGGGCTGCTGCATCTGTTGGTCAGGTGCTTgcgccggcgcggccgcgcgcgcgaggGGGCGGAGGGTGGCGCTGAcggggtgggcggcggcggggaggagtcGGCGCTGCAGAGGCAGCTGCAGCAGCTGTTCCACCTGCACGACGCCGGGCTGGACCAGGACGTCATCGACGCGCTCCCGGTGTTCCTGTACCGGGAGGTGGTGGGCGCCGGCGCCAAAGAGCCGTTCGACTGCGCGGTCTGCCTGTGCGAGTTCGCCGGCGAGGACCGGCTCCGGCTGCTGCCGCTGTGCGGGCACGCGTTCCACATCGACTGCATCGACACCTGGCTGCTCTCCAACTCCACGTGCCCGCTCTGCCGGTGCGCGCtcggcgccgacgccgccgcgctGCTCAGCGCgttcggcgacggcggcgggtggaAGCAGGAGGACGCCGTGCTCCCGGTGCGACTCGGCAAGTTCAAGAACCTGTCCAGGGCGGCGCCCGTCCCCGTCCACGACGGCGCCGGCATTGTGACCAGGGAGGCCGGCGAgacgagcagcagcagcctcGACGCCAGGCGGTGCTACTCCATGGGCTCCTACCAGTACGTCCTCGCCGAGGCGAGCCTGCAGGTGTCCGTCCACAGGAGGCACGGCGACGGCCATGCCAGGGCGGGGGCCAGGCTCAGAGGCGCCGGCGCCaaccccgccgccgcgggcaccGAGGGGAAGAGGATCGGCGCCGGCAGCAAGGGCGACAGCTTCTCGGTGTCCAAGATTTGGCAGTGGCCGCGGAACGGCAAGGGGAAGCTGCCCGTGCTCGCGTCCGACGACTCGCCGGCGATGAACGGCCGGTTGCCGTGGCAGAGGCGGAGCCCCGGGGATTCGTGA